In Phormidium yuhuli AB48, one genomic interval encodes:
- a CDS encoding S-(hydroxymethyl)glutathione dehydrogenase/class III alcohol dehydrogenase, with protein sequence MDVQAAVAWKAGEPLSLETVQLDGPKAGEVMVEIKATGVCHTDAYTLSGDDPEGLFPAILGHEGAGVVVDVGDEVKSLKVGDRVIPLYTPECRQCKYCLSGKTNLCQAIRSTQGQGVMPDGTSRFSLNGEKIHHYMGTSTFANVTVLPEIAVAKIRDDAPLDKVCLIGCGVTTGVGAVINTAKVEPGSNVVVFGLGGIGLNVIQGARLVGANQIIGVDLNPAKRSLAETFGMTHFINPNDVDDVVAAIIDLTDGGADYSFECIGSVKVMRQALECCHKGWGESVIIGVAGAGQEISTRPFQLVTGRVWRGTAFGGAKGRRDVPKIVDWYMDGKIDIDSLVTNIIPINRINEAFDLMHAGEAIRTVVTFPES encoded by the coding sequence ATGGACGTACAAGCCGCCGTGGCCTGGAAAGCCGGCGAACCCCTAAGCCTAGAAACCGTGCAACTCGACGGTCCCAAAGCCGGAGAAGTCATGGTAGAAATCAAAGCCACTGGAGTTTGTCATACCGATGCCTATACCCTCTCCGGCGATGACCCCGAAGGACTCTTTCCCGCCATCTTGGGTCATGAAGGGGCCGGGGTTGTCGTGGACGTAGGCGATGAAGTAAAAAGTCTTAAGGTGGGCGATCGCGTCATTCCCCTCTACACCCCCGAATGTCGCCAATGCAAATACTGTCTCAGCGGCAAAACCAACCTCTGTCAAGCCATTCGTAGCACCCAAGGCCAAGGCGTCATGCCTGATGGAACCAGTCGTTTCTCCCTCAACGGCGAAAAAATCCATCACTACATGGGAACCTCCACCTTCGCCAACGTCACCGTTCTCCCGGAAATCGCCGTCGCCAAAATCCGAGATGACGCACCCCTCGACAAAGTCTGTCTCATCGGTTGCGGCGTCACCACCGGAGTCGGGGCCGTCATCAACACCGCCAAAGTCGAACCCGGTTCCAATGTTGTCGTCTTCGGCTTAGGGGGAATTGGCCTCAACGTCATTCAGGGGGCCCGTCTCGTCGGGGCCAACCAAATCATCGGCGTCGACCTCAACCCCGCCAAACGGTCCCTAGCCGAGACATTTGGCATGACCCATTTCATCAACCCCAACGACGTCGACGACGTAGTAGCCGCCATTATCGACCTCACCGACGGCGGGGCCGACTATAGCTTTGAATGTATCGGCAGCGTCAAAGTGATGCGTCAGGCCCTCGAATGCTGCCATAAAGGCTGGGGAGAATCGGTAATTATCGGCGTCGCCGGGGCCGGCCAAGAAATCAGTACCCGTCCCTTCCAACTGGTGACCGGTCGAGTTTGGCGAGGAACGGCCTTTGGGGGGGCCAAAGGTCGCCGAGATGTCCCCAAAATTGTCGATTGGTACATGGACGGCAAAATCGACATCGACAGTCTCGTCACCAACATCATCCCCATCAACCGCATCAACGAAGCCTTCGACCTGATGCACGCCGGGGAGGCCATTCGTACCGTTGTCACCTTCCCCGAATCATGA
- the fghA gene encoding S-formylglutathione hydrolase: MTLTLSQDRRSFGGSTQFYQHFSQCCQAPMRFSLYLPPQAAQYRVPILYWLSGLTCTEENFISKAGAQRFAAEYGLLLVAPDTSPRNLGLAGEDDRWDFGSGASFYVDATESPWAKHYQMYSYITEELPALIAENFPVDATRQSIFGHSMGGHGALVCALRHPSRYQSVSAFAPIAAPMSCPWGETAFRGYLGENRQTWLGYDASELVKTSAWEGPILIDQGEADSFLGEGQLLPERFEAACQQAGVDLRLRRQPGYDHSYYFIASFMEDHLRHHAEALDCF, from the coding sequence ATGACTCTAACCCTCAGCCAAGACCGTCGTTCCTTTGGCGGGAGTACCCAGTTTTACCAGCATTTCTCCCAATGCTGTCAGGCCCCGATGCGGTTTTCCCTCTATCTCCCTCCCCAAGCGGCCCAATATCGAGTTCCCATTCTCTATTGGTTATCGGGGTTAACCTGTACCGAGGAGAACTTTATCAGCAAAGCCGGGGCCCAACGGTTCGCCGCCGAGTATGGATTGCTGTTGGTGGCCCCAGATACCAGTCCCCGTAATTTGGGACTTGCGGGAGAAGACGACCGTTGGGACTTCGGGAGTGGGGCCAGCTTCTACGTCGATGCAACGGAATCTCCCTGGGCCAAGCATTATCAAATGTATTCCTATATCACCGAGGAACTCCCGGCCCTAATTGCCGAGAATTTCCCGGTGGATGCCACTCGTCAGAGTATTTTCGGTCATTCGATGGGGGGTCATGGGGCCCTGGTTTGTGCCTTGCGTCATCCGTCTCGCTATCAATCGGTATCAGCATTTGCCCCCATTGCGGCCCCCATGTCTTGTCCCTGGGGAGAAACCGCATTTCGCGGCTATTTAGGGGAGAATCGCCAAACTTGGTTAGGGTATGATGCCAGTGAGTTGGTGAAAACTTCTGCCTGGGAGGGTCCGATTTTGATTGACCAAGGGGAAGCGGATTCCTTTCTCGGGGAGGGTCAATTGTTACCGGAACGCTTCGAGGCCGCTTGTCAGCAGGCTGGGGTTGACCTCCGCTTACGGCGGCAACCGGGGTATGACCATAGTTACTATTTTATTGCCAGTTTCATGGAAGACCATTTACGCCATCATGCTGAGGCGTTAGATTGTTTTTGA
- a CDS encoding DUF262 domain-containing protein produces the protein MTRLNFDTQTMTFRQLLGNGVTYQVPPFQRDYAWGEDEWEDIWQDINTLFEEEGETAHYMGYLVLQSSDYKHFTIIDGQQRITTLSLLILAGLSLLQDLITADIDSQRNQRRQQQLQNSYIGDVDPVSLLSYPKLQLNRHSNRFYQTYLVPLDRIPNRGLNGSERQLRKAFFGFKDRLQERQGLGEDRGQEIAKFVDVWVDKLVFTVITVTDELNAFKVFETLNARGVRLSSTDLLKNYLFSLLSQGDRHPLEVESLELFWERIVGLLGQESFPEFLRIFWNRQYPLVRKRDLFKTLKRQITTREQGFALLRSLDRCAEIYTALQDVQDVNWTASEKRSLQALRLFETRQSLSFLIACYERFFESDRPVFTRILKAISVISFRYSVICGLPNYDQERRYNNIARRIHEGTLKPSSDVFRELRSLTPEDKPFKAAFINKCFPTFQRQNKQIVRYILFNIEKQNYGREFDLESASYTLEHILPEHPGADWDDLDDSQQEQLRYRLGNLTLLEASLNRQVGNQGYPVKRDIYAESRFGITQAIAEQYDEWNGQKIESRQRQLANIAAGIWRFEFP, from the coding sequence ATGACACGCCTTAACTTTGATACCCAAACCATGACGTTTCGCCAACTTTTGGGTAACGGAGTCACCTACCAAGTTCCCCCGTTTCAACGGGATTACGCCTGGGGAGAGGATGAGTGGGAGGATATTTGGCAGGATATCAATACCTTATTTGAGGAGGAGGGAGAAACGGCTCATTATATGGGCTATCTTGTCCTGCAATCTTCGGATTATAAACATTTTACCATTATTGATGGTCAACAACGGATAACGACCCTCAGTCTTCTGATTTTGGCAGGGTTGTCTCTTTTACAGGATTTAATTACCGCCGACATCGATAGTCAGAGGAATCAACGCCGCCAACAACAATTACAAAATAGTTATATTGGTGATGTGGACCCGGTGAGTCTTCTCTCGTACCCCAAACTACAACTCAATCGCCATAGTAATCGCTTTTATCAAACCTATTTAGTTCCCTTAGATCGGATTCCAAATCGGGGCTTGAATGGGTCAGAACGTCAGCTACGCAAGGCATTTTTTGGGTTCAAAGACCGTCTTCAGGAACGTCAGGGACTGGGGGAAGATAGGGGTCAGGAGATTGCCAAATTTGTCGATGTTTGGGTGGACAAGCTGGTGTTTACCGTGATTACGGTGACGGATGAGTTGAATGCGTTTAAGGTCTTTGAAACTCTCAATGCTCGTGGAGTTCGTCTTTCTTCTACAGATTTACTAAAAAACTATTTGTTTTCACTCTTGAGTCAGGGCGATCGCCACCCCCTTGAGGTGGAGTCGTTAGAACTGTTTTGGGAGAGAATTGTCGGTCTTTTAGGCCAGGAGAGTTTTCCCGAGTTTTTGCGTATTTTTTGGAATCGCCAATATCCTTTAGTTCGCAAACGAGACTTGTTTAAAACCCTCAAACGTCAGATTACGACCCGAGAACAAGGATTTGCACTCTTGCGGTCATTAGATAGATGTGCTGAAATTTATACGGCTCTCCAAGATGTCCAGGATGTTAACTGGACAGCATCCGAGAAACGCAGTTTACAAGCATTAAGGCTGTTTGAAACTCGTCAAAGTCTATCTTTTTTAATTGCCTGTTATGAGCGTTTTTTTGAGAGCGATCGCCCCGTTTTTACAAGAATTTTAAAGGCAATTTCAGTCATTTCTTTTCGTTATAGCGTAATTTGTGGATTACCCAATTATGACCAAGAACGACGCTATAATAACATCGCCCGGAGGATTCATGAAGGAACCCTGAAACCCTCATCTGATGTCTTTCGGGAATTGCGATCGCTCACCCCTGAAGATAAACCCTTCAAAGCGGCATTTATTAACAAATGCTTTCCCACATTTCAACGTCAAAACAAACAGATTGTTCGCTATATTTTGTTTAACATTGAAAAACAAAACTATGGACGAGAATTTGACCTAGAAAGTGCCAGTTATACCCTAGAGCATATCCTGCCAGAACATCCTGGAGCTGACTGGGATGATCTTGACGACTCCCAACAGGAGCAATTGCGATATCGCTTAGGAAATCTTACCCTATTAGAAGCGTCTCTCAACCGTCAAGTTGGCAATCAAGGCTATCCTGTGAAACGAGATATCTATGCTGAAAGTCGCTTTGGAATCACCCAGGCGATCGCGGAACAGTATGATGAGTGGAATGGACAAAAAATTGAATCTCGCCAACGACAATTAGCCAATATCGCCGCCGGAATTTGGCGATTTGAGTTTCCTTAA
- a CDS encoding efflux RND transporter periplasmic adaptor subunit, protein MELPLSNRFKHPGRWLIGATAAILLGTAAVAGITSRRSNSRVSLDELTVAVEPADVTVRIEATGEVQPVQRVNLSPKTQGRLERLYVEQGDEVSQGEIVAEMENQELLSQLDQAQARLERARARLEEAETGARPEEIDRARGAVRQAEARLAGAQANLAQLRAGNRPEDIAEAEAAVNRAQSTIREAESRLMLAQGELRRHEQLYQDGAISRQELDRREDELRRAQAAVEQAQSARVEAQRREERIRGGSRREEVERAEAEVASAETDVSQAQSQLDELLRGTRRETIAQARADVMEAEAQVRFAGIQLEDTRVRAPFSGIITQRYADEGAFVTPATSASTVSSATSTSVVALARGLEVLAKVPEADINQIQAGQVVEIVADAFPDEVFQGEVRLIAPEAIVERDVTLFQVRLDIVTGLEQLRSGMNVDLTFLGDRLPNALVLPTVAIVTRQGEAGVLVPDEEGRPQFQSVTLGPTLGNRIQVLAGLEDGDRVFLELPRGENLDEILQRHES, encoded by the coding sequence ATGGAACTTCCCCTCTCCAACAGATTCAAACATCCCGGCCGCTGGCTTATCGGAGCCACTGCGGCAATTCTTTTAGGAACCGCAGCCGTAGCCGGAATCACCAGTCGTCGTTCCAACTCCCGAGTTAGCCTTGATGAACTCACCGTGGCCGTTGAACCGGCGGATGTCACCGTACGCATCGAAGCCACTGGGGAGGTGCAACCGGTGCAACGAGTCAATCTTAGCCCGAAAACCCAAGGACGATTAGAACGGCTTTATGTCGAACAAGGGGATGAAGTCAGCCAGGGGGAGATTGTGGCGGAGATGGAGAATCAGGAACTCTTGAGTCAGTTGGATCAGGCTCAAGCTCGTCTGGAGCGCGCTCGGGCCCGGTTAGAAGAAGCGGAAACTGGGGCCCGGCCCGAGGAAATCGATCGCGCTCGGGGAGCGGTGCGTCAGGCGGAGGCTCGTTTGGCGGGTGCGCAAGCCAATTTAGCTCAATTGCGGGCGGGAAATCGTCCTGAAGATATTGCGGAGGCGGAAGCGGCGGTGAATCGAGCACAATCGACGATTCGCGAGGCAGAATCTCGTCTGATGCTGGCTCAGGGGGAGTTGCGACGTCATGAACAGTTGTATCAGGATGGGGCCATTTCTCGTCAGGAACTCGATCGCCGTGAGGATGAACTGCGTCGGGCCCAGGCGGCGGTTGAACAGGCTCAGTCGGCCCGAGTTGAGGCCCAGCGACGTGAGGAGCGTATTCGCGGTGGGAGCCGTCGGGAGGAAGTTGAGCGGGCCGAGGCGGAGGTGGCTTCGGCTGAGACGGATGTGTCTCAGGCTCAATCTCAGTTAGATGAGTTGTTGCGGGGAACTCGTCGGGAAACGATTGCTCAAGCTCGGGCCGATGTGATGGAGGCGGAGGCCCAGGTGCGTTTTGCGGGGATTCAGTTGGAGGATACTCGGGTTCGCGCTCCCTTTTCTGGGATTATTACTCAACGCTATGCGGATGAGGGGGCGTTTGTGACTCCGGCGACGTCGGCTTCGACGGTGAGTTCGGCGACTTCGACGTCGGTGGTGGCGTTGGCGCGAGGGTTGGAGGTGTTGGCGAAGGTTCCTGAGGCGGATATTAATCAGATTCAAGCGGGCCAGGTGGTGGAGATTGTGGCGGATGCGTTCCCGGATGAGGTGTTTCAGGGAGAGGTGCGCTTGATTGCGCCTGAGGCGATTGTGGAGCGGGATGTGACGCTGTTTCAGGTGCGTTTGGATATTGTGACGGGGTTGGAGCAGTTACGCTCGGGGATGAATGTGGATTTGACGTTTTTGGGCGATCGCCTCCCCAATGCGTTAGTCTTACCGACGGTGGCAATCGTGACTCGTCAAGGGGAGGCGGGGGTTTTGGTTCCTGATGAGGAGGGCCGTCCTCAGTTTCAGTCGGTGACGTTGGGCCCAACTCTGGGGAATCGGATTCAGGTGTTGGCCGGTTTGGAGGATGGCGATCGCGTTTTCTTGGAGTTACCCCGAGGGGAGAATTTGGATGAGATTTTGCAACGTCATGAGTCTTAA
- a CDS encoding MBL fold metallo-hydrolase, producing the protein MSLQLECLAYGVGHAQEGLCLQLRIGPYQVLLDCGIRDLSPLLGDLHHGAPQIDCVISSHAHGDHARGLLALRQAYPHLPIYASEVTAQLLPLNWLHLGEIPEICQALPWRTAVEIAPHLWLELFPAGHLPGASLVRLTYDGGDRPYCAVYTGDFLLSNSRLADGLPLEEVRNWHPDVLIVEGSYGTARYPRRRTQENELAERINRALADNHLILMPVPRLGLGQELLMLLRSHHHFTGRNIDLWVDASLAAGCDRYLELLPHLPTAVQNFARHQPLFWDDRIRPRMRRLNPDTHLGDVPTILLTDIESDWQRFCANDNRSWLILYPLHPGHPGPDDGLDDAPQIHLDTYLLSSHCDRSGTSQLIHNLRPQHIIFVHGSPNYLADLANLEELCNRYQIHCPAAGKLVQLPLRDKRPPTELPDSRYQGEVSEDGKRVIFHLDKALSQDSRWHNFADTGLVETRWQGDELVLRGISQRELLGRERALQIPPSLPCCANCAYYRAQQCFNPDSPLYGFKVTADGTCSVFEPL; encoded by the coding sequence GTGAGCCTTCAGCTTGAATGTCTAGCCTACGGTGTAGGTCATGCCCAGGAGGGCCTATGTTTGCAACTGCGAATTGGCCCCTATCAGGTGCTGCTCGACTGTGGCATTCGGGATTTATCACCTCTGTTGGGCGATCTCCATCATGGCGCACCCCAAATTGATTGTGTCATCTCTAGTCATGCTCACGGGGACCATGCTCGGGGATTGTTGGCTCTGCGTCAGGCGTATCCCCATCTTCCCATCTATGCCAGTGAGGTAACGGCTCAACTGTTGCCCCTGAACTGGCTGCATCTGGGCGAGATTCCGGAAATCTGCCAAGCCTTACCCTGGCGGACAGCCGTGGAAATCGCCCCGCACCTATGGCTGGAACTGTTCCCGGCGGGCCATCTTCCGGGAGCGTCCCTGGTGCGTCTGACCTATGATGGGGGCGATCGCCCCTATTGTGCTGTCTATACGGGGGACTTTCTCCTCTCTAACTCCCGCCTGGCCGATGGCCTGCCCCTGGAAGAAGTCCGCAACTGGCATCCCGATGTTTTAATTGTTGAAGGGAGTTACGGAACGGCTCGTTATCCTCGACGACGGACTCAGGAAAACGAACTAGCCGAACGCATCAATCGCGCTCTGGCAGATAATCATCTCATTCTCATGCCAGTTCCTCGGTTGGGATTGGGGCAGGAACTGCTGATGTTACTGCGATCGCACCATCATTTTACTGGGCGCAACATTGACTTGTGGGTGGATGCTTCCCTGGCCGCCGGGTGCGATCGCTACCTGGAACTGCTGCCCCATCTTCCCACGGCCGTCCAAAACTTCGCCCGCCATCAACCCCTTTTCTGGGACGATCGCATCCGCCCCAGAATGCGTCGCCTCAACCCAGATACCCATTTGGGTGACGTTCCCACCATCCTCCTCACGGATATCGAGAGTGATTGGCAACGCTTCTGTGCCAATGACAACCGCTCCTGGCTGATTCTTTATCCCCTTCATCCCGGCCATCCCGGCCCCGATGACGGCCTCGATGACGCTCCTCAAATTCACCTAGATACCTATCTACTAAGTTCCCACTGCGATCGCTCAGGAACCAGTCAACTCATCCATAACCTGCGTCCCCAACATATTATCTTCGTCCACGGCTCCCCCAACTACCTCGCCGACTTAGCCAACCTCGAAGAACTCTGCAACCGCTATCAAATCCACTGTCCCGCCGCCGGAAAACTGGTGCAATTGCCCCTACGGGATAAACGGCCCCCCACTGAACTCCCTGACTCCCGCTACCAAGGAGAAGTCAGCGAAGATGGAAAACGAGTCATCTTCCATCTCGACAAAGCCCTCAGTCAAGACTCCCGTTGGCACAACTTCGCCGATACGGGCCTCGTGGAAACCCGCTGGCAAGGGGATGAGTTAGTGTTACGAGGCATCTCCCAACGGGAACTCCTGGGGCGAGAACGGGCCCTACAAATTCCCCCCAGTCTCCCCTGTTGTGCCAATTGTGCCTACTATCGCGCCCAGCAATGTTTTAATCCAGACTCCCCCCTCTATGGTTTTAAGGTAACGGCGGATGGAACCTGCTCGGTGTTTGAACCGCTTTAG
- the serS gene encoding serine--tRNA ligase gives MLDIKLIRDNPQAVREQLARRGDTYDVTPIEALDRQRRELETERSQLQARSNEIGKAIGQKMKSGADVDSDEIQQLKAEGNQLKQQLGELEPREKEISSQLQARLLSLPNLPSSSTPDGKDETENVEVRRWGYEHKPKSDKLLSHIDLAEEMGIIVSDRAVKVAQSRFVALMGAGAALERALISFMLDQQIAAGYTEVMPPVLINSRSLEATGQLPKFAEESFKCQDDDLWLSPTAEVPLTNLYRDDILNAEDLPIHHCAYTPCFRREAGSYGKDTRGLIRLHQFNKVELVKLVHPEQSEAEHQKLVENAEAILQALKLPYRVIELCTGDLGFSANKCYDLEVWLPSAGTYREISSCSNCGEFQARRGNIRFKEKGKKGTQYVHTLNGSGLAIGRTMAAILENYQLADKTVQVPEALQPYLKRDVL, from the coding sequence GTGCTAGATATCAAACTCATTCGAGACAACCCTCAAGCCGTCCGAGAACAACTCGCCCGGCGGGGGGATACCTATGATGTAACCCCGATTGAAGCCCTCGATCGCCAACGACGGGAACTGGAAACCGAGCGATCGCAGCTTCAGGCTCGCAGCAACGAAATTGGTAAGGCGATCGGACAAAAAATGAAGTCCGGGGCTGATGTGGACAGTGACGAGATCCAACAGCTTAAAGCCGAAGGAAATCAACTCAAACAACAACTCGGGGAACTCGAACCCCGGGAAAAGGAGATTAGCAGTCAACTCCAGGCTCGACTTCTCTCCCTCCCCAACCTCCCCAGTTCCAGCACCCCCGATGGGAAAGACGAAACCGAGAACGTAGAAGTTCGACGCTGGGGATATGAACACAAACCCAAGTCTGACAAACTCCTCTCCCATATTGACTTAGCCGAAGAGATGGGGATTATTGTCAGCGATCGCGCCGTCAAAGTAGCCCAAAGCCGTTTTGTCGCCCTGATGGGAGCCGGAGCTGCCCTGGAACGGGCCCTGATTAGCTTTATGCTAGACCAACAAATCGCAGCCGGCTACACAGAAGTGATGCCCCCGGTTTTAATTAACAGTCGTTCCCTAGAAGCCACCGGCCAACTCCCCAAATTTGCCGAAGAGAGTTTCAAATGTCAAGACGACGATCTCTGGCTCTCCCCTACGGCGGAAGTTCCCCTCACCAATCTTTACCGAGATGACATCCTCAACGCCGAGGATCTCCCCATCCACCATTGTGCGTATACCCCCTGTTTCCGGCGCGAAGCTGGGAGTTATGGCAAAGATACCCGAGGCTTAATCCGGCTACACCAGTTCAATAAAGTAGAACTCGTCAAACTCGTGCATCCAGAACAGTCGGAGGCGGAACATCAGAAACTGGTAGAAAACGCCGAAGCCATCCTGCAGGCCCTAAAACTCCCCTATCGCGTCATTGAACTCTGTACCGGGGATCTCGGCTTCAGCGCCAACAAATGCTATGACTTAGAAGTCTGGCTCCCCTCCGCTGGAACCTATCGAGAAATTTCCAGTTGTTCAAATTGTGGCGAGTTCCAAGCACGACGGGGTAACATCCGCTTCAAGGAGAAAGGCAAAAAAGGCACCCAATACGTCCATACTCTCAACGGTTCCGGGTTAGCGATCGGCCGCACCATGGCCGCCATTCTAGAAAACTATCAACTCGCCGACAAAACCGTTCAAGTCCCCGAAGCCTTACAACCCTATCTCAAACGAGACGTCCTGTAA